The following coding sequences are from one uncultured Bacteroides sp. window:
- a CDS encoding MarC family protein has translation MLSGFNFQEMISAFIVLFAVIDIIGSIPIIINLKGRGKQVNAMQATVISFLLMIGFFYAGDMLLKLFHVDIASFAVAGAFVIFLMSLEMILDVEIFKNQGPIKEATLVPLVFPLLAGAGAFTTLLSLRAEYASVNIVVALVLNMVWVYFVVRMTDRVERFFGKGGIYIIRKFFGIILLAISVRLFTANIAILIEAIQ, from the coding sequence ATGTTATCTGGGTTCAATTTTCAGGAAATGATTAGCGCCTTTATTGTACTGTTTGCAGTAATTGACATTATTGGCTCTATTCCTATTATTATAAATTTGAAAGGTAGGGGTAAGCAAGTAAATGCGATGCAGGCTACCGTTATCTCTTTTTTATTGATGATTGGTTTCTTTTATGCTGGTGACATGTTGCTTAAGCTTTTTCATGTAGATATTGCGTCTTTTGCTGTTGCCGGAGCATTTGTTATCTTCTTAATGTCGCTTGAAATGATTCTTGATGTTGAAATATTTAAGAATCAAGGACCAATAAAAGAAGCTACTCTTGTCCCTCTTGTTTTTCCTTTACTTGCGGGTGCAGGTGCTTTCACTACTCTTTTATCACTTCGAGCTGAATATGCTAGTGTTAATATTGTTGTTGCATTAGTACTGAATATGGTTTGGGTTTATTTTGTTGTGCGGATGACAGATAGGGTTGAGCGTTTCTTTGGAAAAGGTGGTATTTATATTATTAGAAAATTTTTTGGAATAATATTATTAGCTATATCAGTCAGGCTCTTTACTGCGAACATAGCGATATTAATTGAAGCTATACAGTAA
- a CDS encoding glycosyltransferase family 4 protein, producing the protein MKVLMFGWEFPPHILGGLGTASYGLTKGMAMQNDMEITFCIPKPWGDEDQSFLKIIGMNNTPVVWRNVDWEYVNARVGSYMNPQLYYDLRDHIYADFNYLYTNDLGCIEFSGRYPDNLYEEINNYSIVAGVVARQQHFDIIHSHDWLTYPAGIHAKMVSGKPLVIHVHATDFDRSRGNVNPTVYAIEKNGMDQADHIMCVSELTRQTVIHKYYQDPRKVSTVHNAVSPLSQEIQDIVPQKSSKEKIVTFLGRITMQKGPEYFVEAAAIVLKRTRNVRFVMAGNGDMLNQMIRLVAERGIADRFHFPGFMKGNQVYEVLKASDVYIMPSVSEPFGISPLEAMQCSVPTIISKQSGCAEILNKCIKTDYWDIQAMADAIYAICSYQSLYEYFREEGKKEVDQIKWENVGYKVRSIYNSVLSNR; encoded by the coding sequence ATGAAAGTTCTAATGTTTGGATGGGAGTTTCCCCCTCATATTTTAGGCGGACTAGGTACGGCTAGTTATGGATTGACGAAAGGTATGGCCATGCAAAATGATATGGAGATAACGTTTTGTATACCTAAACCATGGGGAGATGAAGATCAGAGTTTTCTTAAAATTATAGGGATGAATAATACTCCAGTAGTCTGGAGAAATGTAGATTGGGAATATGTAAATGCTCGAGTAGGATCTTATATGAATCCTCAGTTATATTATGATTTACGTGACCATATCTATGCTGATTTTAACTATTTATATACAAATGACTTGGGGTGTATAGAATTCTCTGGACGTTATCCGGATAATTTATATGAAGAAATTAATAACTACTCTATTGTTGCCGGGGTAGTTGCAAGACAACAACATTTTGATATTATACACTCTCATGATTGGCTTACATATCCGGCTGGAATACATGCTAAAATGGTTAGTGGTAAACCATTGGTGATACATGTTCATGCAACTGATTTTGATCGTAGTAGAGGAAATGTAAATCCAACTGTATATGCGATTGAAAAAAACGGTATGGATCAGGCTGATCATATTATGTGTGTCAGTGAATTGACTCGCCAGACTGTTATTCATAAATATTATCAGGATCCGAGAAAGGTTTCTACCGTGCATAATGCAGTGTCCCCATTATCTCAAGAAATACAAGATATTGTTCCTCAAAAAAGTTCAAAAGAGAAAATTGTTACATTTTTAGGCCGTATTACTATGCAAAAAGGGCCGGAATATTTTGTAGAGGCGGCTGCAATAGTACTTAAAAGAACAAGAAACGTACGCTTTGTAATGGCGGGAAATGGTGATATGTTAAACCAAATGATTCGTTTGGTTGCAGAAAGAGGAATTGCTGATCGCTTCCATTTTCCTGGATTTATGAAAGGTAATCAGGTATATGAGGTCTTGAAAGCTAGTGATGTTTATATAATGCCTTCTGTCTCTGAACCTTTTGGAATATCTCCTTTAGAGGCGATGCAATGTAGTGTGCCTACTATAATCTCTAAGCAATCGGGCTGTGCAGAGATTTTGAATAAATGTATTAAGACTGATTATTGGGATATTCAAGCAATGGCTGATGCTATTTATGCTATTTGTTCTTATCAATCTTTATATGAATACTTTAGAGAGGAGGGCAAGAAAGAAGTTGACCAAATTAAATGGGAAAATGTGGGTTATAAAGTTAGGTCTATTTATAATTCCGTATTGAGCAATAGATAG
- a CDS encoding Crp/Fnr family transcriptional regulator, which translates to METMYDTLLQLPLFQGLCHEDFTTILEKVKLHFTKHKAGEMIIKQGDICDKLIFLLKGELSSLSSPIDQSFVIIEHLNAPHLIEAYSLFGIKTHYASSYVARSEAQTISISKAFVLTELFKYEIFRLNYMNIISSRAQNLHNRIWQSTAKSLPQRIINFILIHSEKLTGEKELKIRMEDVALHVDDTRLNVSKALNDFQKMGLISLSRKAIHIPEISKLVEWLEKSTATI; encoded by the coding sequence ATGGAAACAATGTATGATACTTTACTCCAACTCCCTCTTTTTCAAGGGTTATGCCATGAAGACTTCACTACTATATTAGAGAAAGTCAAATTACATTTTACTAAGCATAAGGCTGGAGAAATGATCATTAAGCAAGGAGATATTTGTGATAAGCTAATATTTCTCCTAAAGGGAGAGCTATCATCACTATCTTCACCTATAGACCAAAGTTTTGTTATCATTGAACATTTAAATGCTCCTCACCTTATAGAAGCATATTCTTTATTTGGAATAAAAACTCATTACGCATCTTCTTATGTTGCCCGTAGCGAAGCTCAAACCATCAGTATTAGTAAAGCATTTGTTTTAACAGAATTATTCAAATATGAAATCTTTCGACTTAATTATATGAATATTATAAGCAGTCGTGCTCAAAATCTCCATAATCGTATATGGCAATCTACTGCTAAAAGTCTTCCTCAAAGAATTATTAATTTCATTTTAATACACTCAGAAAAACTAACCGGGGAAAAAGAGTTGAAAATACGTATGGAGGATGTGGCCTTGCATGTAGATGACACACGATTAAATGTATCAAAAGCCTTAAACGACTTCCAAAAAATGGGTTTAATATCTCTTAGTAGAAAAGCAATACATATTCCCGAGATTAGCAAATTAGTAGAATGGCTGGAAAAGTCAACAGCCACAATTTAA
- a CDS encoding glycogen/starch synthase: MTKANKVLFITQEITPYVAESEMANVGRYLPQAIQEKGREIRTFMPKWGNINERRNQLHEVIRLSGMNLIIDDTDHPLIIKVASIQSARMQVYFIDNDDYFQNRLQTVNENGEEYEDNDSRAIFYARGVLETVKKLRWTPDIIHCHGWMTALAPLYIKKAYKDEPSFRDSKIVFSVYEDDFKNKFKDDFTAQLLMKDIVEDDIKTLTKPVDYLTLMKLAVDYSDGIIQNSEKVNQEIINYAQEQGKAMLNYQSTETYPDSCNEFYDKIWENPK, encoded by the coding sequence ATGACAAAGGCTAATAAAGTGTTATTTATTACACAAGAGATTACTCCATATGTTGCTGAATCTGAAATGGCAAACGTGGGAAGATATCTCCCACAAGCAATACAAGAAAAAGGTAGAGAAATCAGAACTTTCATGCCCAAATGGGGAAACATTAACGAACGTAGAAACCAACTTCATGAAGTTATTCGCCTATCAGGCATGAACTTAATCATTGATGACACAGATCACCCACTTATTATAAAAGTTGCTTCCATCCAATCTGCACGTATGCAAGTTTATTTTATAGATAATGATGACTATTTCCAAAACAGACTGCAAACTGTCAATGAGAATGGTGAAGAATATGAAGACAACGACAGTCGAGCTATATTCTACGCGCGAGGAGTTCTTGAAACCGTAAAAAAACTACGATGGACTCCGGATATTATTCATTGTCATGGTTGGATGACTGCATTAGCTCCTCTATATATAAAGAAAGCCTATAAAGATGAGCCTTCTTTTCGTGATTCTAAAATTGTATTCTCAGTATATGAAGATGATTTTAAGAATAAATTTAAAGATGACTTTACCGCTCAATTGCTAATGAAAGATATTGTTGAAGATGATATAAAAACATTAACTAAGCCTGTTGATTATCTTACATTGATGAAACTAGCCGTAGATTATTCTGACGGAATCATTCAAAACAGCGAAAAAGTAAATCAAGAGATTATAAATTACGCGCAAGAACAAGGTAAGGCAATGTTAAATTACCAATCTACAGAGACATATCCTGATTCATGCAATGAGTTTTATGATAAAATATGGGAAAATCCGAAATAA
- a CDS encoding DUF4270 domain-containing protein, giving the protein MKIRFSLIASFITICSFYGCDDNTGSLGLGMLPGSDNINVLTKTFDVDTKTILSDSIFAKTNIGYIGKFRDPEFGTYEAGFLTQLNCTNNFKFPFDVMAGDTTYLTELVLYYPKRNGYFGDSLNTCRMSVYGLNKILDKNHYTSIDPKNYYNESDLLGQKAYTAVNLSLSDSLRSSSNFTPYVRFVLPKEFGDSIIKQNKEHPEYFENAQKFIDHIFKGIYVKTDYGEGTILYVDKVNLNVVYNAHYTDSLGNFLKKKDGTDSLYYGKRTFAATKEVIQANQFVNSKQALQSKANETDTTYIKSPAGLFTQATLPIQQIADELSQDTLNAVKLVFKHYAQEKKNQYSMMPPEYVLLLRKEEMNTFFEQNKLPDNVTSYLAKHNASGINQYVFSNLSKLISTCIAEKKATQEVVLIPVSVTTITDTQQRTTIASIQHDMKPEYAKFEGGNNKLKLEIVYSHFETK; this is encoded by the coding sequence ATGAAAATAAGATTCTCATTAATAGCCTCTTTTATTACAATCTGTAGCTTCTATGGATGTGATGATAACACTGGTAGTCTAGGACTTGGTATGTTACCTGGCTCTGATAATATCAATGTGCTAACAAAGACTTTCGATGTAGATACCAAAACGATCTTGTCCGACTCTATTTTTGCTAAAACAAATATCGGATACATAGGAAAATTTAGAGACCCTGAATTTGGAACATATGAAGCTGGATTTCTGACGCAGCTGAACTGCACAAATAATTTTAAATTTCCATTCGATGTAATGGCTGGTGATACGACATACTTAACAGAATTGGTATTATATTATCCTAAGAGAAATGGATATTTTGGAGATTCTTTAAATACTTGTCGCATGAGTGTATACGGTTTAAATAAGATTTTAGATAAGAACCATTACACTTCTATAGATCCCAAAAACTATTACAACGAGAGTGACTTATTAGGGCAAAAGGCCTATACAGCTGTGAATTTATCTCTAAGTGATTCACTAAGATCTTCTAGCAATTTCACCCCATATGTTCGTTTCGTATTGCCCAAGGAATTTGGTGATAGTATCATTAAGCAAAATAAAGAACACCCGGAATACTTTGAAAATGCCCAAAAGTTTATTGATCATATCTTTAAAGGAATCTACGTCAAAACAGATTACGGTGAGGGAACTATTTTATACGTAGACAAAGTGAACTTAAATGTAGTATATAATGCACATTATACTGATAGTTTAGGCAATTTCTTGAAGAAAAAAGACGGAACAGATTCTCTTTATTACGGAAAACGGACTTTTGCTGCTACTAAAGAAGTAATTCAAGCGAACCAATTTGTAAATTCAAAGCAGGCGTTGCAAAGTAAAGCAAACGAAACAGATACAACTTACATAAAATCACCTGCAGGACTTTTTACGCAAGCAACTCTACCTATTCAACAAATAGCTGATGAGCTTAGTCAAGATACCCTAAATGCAGTAAAATTAGTATTCAAACATTATGCCCAAGAGAAAAAAAATCAATATAGCATGATGCCTCCAGAATATGTTCTATTACTCAGAAAAGAAGAAATGAATACTTTCTTTGAACAAAACAAATTACCAGATAATGTCACTTCTTATCTTGCAAAACATAATGCATCTGGCATTAACCAATATGTATTTAGTAATTTATCAAAATTAATATCTACTTGTATTGCAGAAAAGAAAGCAACTCAAGAAGTTGTCTTAATCCCTGTCTCTGTTACTACAATAACAGACACTCAACAAAGAACAACTATAGCAAGCATACAGCATGATATGAAACCAGAATATGCTAAATTTGAAGGAGGAAATAATAAATTGAAATTAGAAATTGTTTATAGTCATTTTGAGACTAAATAA
- a CDS encoding glycoside hydrolase family 57 protein has protein sequence MRTICLYFEIHQIIHLKRYRFFDIGKDHYYYDDYANETSINEVAERSYIPALTALIEMVKKSEGAFKVALSVSGVALEQLEIHAPNVIDLLHQLNDTGCCEFLAEPYSHGLSSLVNEECFKEEVMRQSNKMKQIFGKQPKVFRNSSLIYSDEIGALVASMGFKGVLTEGAKYILGWKSPHYMYHCSAAPSLKLLLRDFKLSDDISLRFSNSEWSEYPLFADKYIDWIDAMPHDEQVINIFMELCALGMSQPLSSNILEFLKALPACAKAKGITFSTPTEVVTKLKSVSKLDVPDPISWVDEERDITPWLGNALQREAFNKLYGVAERVYLCSDRRIKQDWDYLQASNNFRFMTTKETGIALYRGIYDSPYDAFTNYMNILGDFINRVNSLYPEDIDNEELNSLLTTIRNQGEELASLHRKLERLQSKTEKKKNISVAIKEKISSK, from the coding sequence ATGAGAACAATTTGTCTTTATTTTGAAATACATCAAATAATTCATCTGAAGCGTTATCGTTTCTTTGATATAGGTAAAGATCATTATTATTATGATGATTACGCTAACGAAACAAGCATTAATGAAGTTGCTGAACGTTCGTATATTCCAGCTCTAACTGCATTGATAGAGATGGTGAAAAAGTCTGAGGGGGCTTTTAAAGTTGCGCTTTCTGTCTCAGGAGTTGCGTTGGAACAACTTGAAATTCATGCACCAAATGTGATTGATCTTCTTCACCAGTTGAATGATACGGGGTGTTGTGAGTTTTTGGCAGAACCTTATTCACATGGATTGTCTTCTTTGGTAAATGAAGAATGTTTTAAAGAAGAGGTTATGCGACAGAGTAATAAAATGAAGCAGATATTTGGAAAACAACCTAAAGTGTTTCGTAACTCTAGTCTTATTTATTCTGATGAAATTGGTGCTCTGGTTGCTAGTATGGGCTTTAAAGGAGTTTTAACCGAAGGCGCGAAGTATATACTTGGTTGGAAGAGTCCTCATTATATGTATCATTGTAGTGCCGCACCTAGTTTGAAATTGCTATTGCGTGATTTTAAATTATCTGATGACATTAGCTTACGTTTCTCTAATTCTGAATGGAGTGAGTATCCTTTATTTGCGGATAAATATATTGACTGGATTGATGCTATGCCGCATGATGAGCAGGTTATTAATATTTTTATGGAATTATGTGCTTTAGGCATGTCTCAACCCTTGTCTTCTAATATTTTAGAATTTCTTAAAGCCTTGCCTGCTTGCGCGAAGGCAAAAGGCATCACTTTTTCTACTCCAACCGAAGTTGTGACAAAGTTGAAATCTGTTTCTAAATTAGATGTTCCTGACCCCATTTCTTGGGTAGATGAAGAGAGAGATATTACTCCTTGGTTGGGTAATGCTTTACAACGCGAAGCGTTTAATAAACTCTATGGTGTTGCTGAGCGTGTTTATCTTTGCAGTGACCGCCGTATTAAACAGGATTGGGACTATTTACAAGCTAGTAATAATTTTCGCTTCATGACGACTAAAGAAACGGGGATTGCGCTTTATCGTGGTATCTATGACTCTCCTTATGATGCGTTTACTAATTATATGAATATTTTGGGCGATTTTATAAATCGTGTGAACTCTTTGTATCCTGAGGATATTGATAACGAGGAGTTAAATTCTTTGCTTACTACGATTAGGAATCAAGGTGAAGAACTAGCTAGTTTACATAGGAAGTTAGAACGTTTGCAATCAAAAACGGAAAAAAAGAAGAATATCTCTGTTGCTATAAAAGAGAAAATTTCTTCGAAGTGA
- the panD gene encoding aspartate 1-decarboxylase produces the protein MMIEVLKSKIHCARVTEANLNYMGSITIDENLMDAANMIAGEKVHIVDNNNGERFETYVIKGKRGSGMICLNGAAARKVQPDDIVIIMSYAMMDFEEAKSFKPIVIFPDPTTNTVVK, from the coding sequence ATGATGATTGAAGTGTTGAAGTCGAAAATTCATTGCGCTCGTGTAACAGAGGCAAATCTGAATTACATGGGTAGTATAACGATTGATGAAAATCTTATGGATGCTGCTAACATGATAGCAGGTGAAAAAGTACATATTGTAGACAATAATAATGGCGAACGATTTGAAACTTATGTTATTAAAGGAAAACGCGGTTCGGGAATGATTTGTCTCAATGGTGCTGCTGCCCGTAAGGTGCAGCCAGATGATATTGTAATTATCATGTCTTATGCTATGATGGATTTTGAAGAAGCTAAATCGTTTAAACCGATTGTTATTTTCCCTGATCCAACTACAAATACTGTAGTGAAGTAG
- the panC gene encoding pantoate--beta-alanine ligase, which yields MKIIHTINGLQAELSALKACGKSVGLVPTMGALHAGHASLVKRSVAENDVTVVSVFVNPTQFNDKSDLIKYPRTLEADSKLLESTGASYLFAPSVEEIYPESDTRFFSFPPLDTVMEGAFRSGHFNGVCQIVTKLFDLVKPVRAYFGEKDFQQLAIIRELVRVMNYRIEIVGCPIVREEDGLALSSRNARLSALERENALKISQALFKSRTFAATHTVSETLKFVEEAIAAVSGLRLEYFEIVNGDTLQRVTDWEEASYVVGCITAFSGEVRLIDNIKYKDFLN from the coding sequence ATGAAAATAATACATACTATCAATGGCTTACAAGCTGAATTGTCGGCTTTGAAAGCTTGCGGTAAATCAGTTGGTCTTGTCCCAACTATGGGAGCTCTGCATGCTGGTCATGCCTCGCTTGTTAAGCGTAGCGTTGCAGAAAATGATGTTACGGTAGTTAGCGTTTTTGTAAATCCTACTCAGTTTAACGATAAAAGTGATTTGATAAAATATCCTAGAACATTAGAGGCTGATTCCAAACTACTTGAATCTACTGGAGCCTCTTATTTGTTTGCACCTTCTGTAGAGGAAATATACCCGGAATCGGATACCCGTTTTTTCTCTTTTCCTCCTTTGGATACGGTTATGGAAGGTGCTTTTCGATCTGGACATTTTAATGGGGTCTGTCAGATTGTTACGAAATTATTTGATTTGGTAAAACCGGTTAGAGCTTACTTTGGCGAAAAAGACTTTCAGCAGTTGGCTATTATTCGTGAGCTAGTTCGTGTAATGAACTATAGGATAGAAATTGTAGGTTGTCCTATTGTTCGTGAAGAAGATGGTTTGGCTTTAAGTAGTCGTAATGCTCGTCTTTCTGCTTTAGAACGTGAAAATGCCTTAAAAATATCCCAAGCATTATTTAAAAGTCGTACCTTTGCGGCAACACATACAGTGAGTGAAACTTTGAAATTTGTCGAAGAAGCTATTGCTGCCGTTTCCGGTTTACGTTTGGAATACTTTGAAATAGTGAATGGAGATACTTTGCAAAGAGTGACTGATTGGGAGGAAGCGTCTTATGTGGTAGGTTGTATCACCGCTTTTAGTGGCGAAGTACGCTTGATTGATAATATTAAATATAAAGATTTCTTAAATTAA
- a CDS encoding glycogen debranching enzyme N-terminal domain-containing protein, with the protein MSYLRFDKTLMVNLEESLPREILRTNKSGAYHCTTIVDCNTRKYHGLLVIPVPELDDENHVLLSSLDETVVQHGAEFNLGLHKYQGNNFSPNGHKYVREFDCEKVPVTTYRVGGVILTKEKVFVHYENRILIRYTLLDAHSATKLRLRPFLAFRSVRSYTHQNNQANREYTETENGIKTCMYPGYPELYMQLNKKNDFHFIPDWYRGIEYPKEQERGYDFNEDLYVPGYFEVDIKKGESVVFSAGISEFSTRKLKRTFEYEVADRTPRDSFYHCLKNSAHQFHNKQGDFHYILAGYPWFKCRARDMFVSLPGLTLAVDEREEFENVMMTAEKAIHNYINNSPLECRIYEMNDPDVLLWAVWALQQYAKDTTRDQCRSKYGELLKEIIEFIRLRRHDNLFLHENGLLYTNGLDKAVTWMNSTTEGRPVIARTGYIVEVNALWYNALCFVADIFRDGDYATFAKALDKQAEATAQSFINVFRNEYGYLLDYVDGNMMDWSVRPNMIFTVAFDYSPLDRLQKKQVLDIVTKELLTPKGLRSLSPKSGGYNPNYVGTQRERDLAYHQGTAWPWLMGFYMEAYLRIYKMSGLSFVERQLIGFEDEMTNHCVGSLPELFDGNPPFKGRGAVSFAMNIAEILRILKLLSKYNL; encoded by the coding sequence ATGAGTTATTTACGATTTGACAAGACTCTCATGGTTAATTTGGAGGAATCTTTGCCTAGAGAGATTCTTCGAACGAACAAGTCGGGAGCTTATCATTGTACTACTATTGTAGATTGCAATACGCGAAAATATCACGGTCTTTTGGTTATTCCAGTACCTGAATTGGATGATGAGAATCATGTGTTGCTTTCCTCTTTGGATGAAACAGTCGTTCAGCATGGAGCAGAATTTAATTTAGGACTTCATAAATATCAAGGAAATAATTTTAGTCCGAATGGACATAAGTATGTTCGAGAGTTTGATTGTGAAAAAGTGCCTGTAACGACCTACCGGGTCGGTGGAGTCATATTGACTAAGGAGAAAGTTTTTGTGCATTATGAAAATCGGATTTTAATTCGTTATACTTTGCTTGATGCACACTCAGCTACTAAGCTTCGTTTGCGTCCATTTCTTGCTTTTAGAAGTGTACGTAGTTATACTCATCAAAATAATCAGGCTAATAGAGAATATACTGAAACTGAAAATGGAATTAAAACTTGTATGTACCCTGGTTATCCGGAACTGTATATGCAATTGAATAAAAAAAATGATTTTCATTTCATTCCTGACTGGTATAGGGGGATAGAGTATCCAAAAGAGCAGGAGAGAGGATATGATTTTAATGAGGATTTATATGTGCCTGGATATTTTGAGGTAGATATTAAAAAAGGAGAAAGCGTCGTTTTTTCTGCAGGTATATCTGAATTCTCTACTCGAAAGTTGAAACGTACTTTTGAATATGAGGTCGCTGATCGTACACCACGTGATAGTTTTTACCACTGTCTTAAGAATTCAGCTCACCAATTTCATAATAAACAAGGAGATTTTCATTATATTTTAGCTGGTTATCCTTGGTTTAAGTGTAGGGCGAGGGATATGTTTGTTTCTTTGCCAGGATTGACTCTTGCTGTTGATGAGAGAGAGGAGTTTGAAAATGTGATGATGACTGCTGAGAAGGCAATACACAATTATATAAATAATTCTCCATTAGAATGTCGAATTTATGAAATGAACGATCCGGACGTTTTATTGTGGGCTGTATGGGCTTTGCAACAATATGCGAAGGATACAACACGTGATCAATGCAGAAGCAAATATGGTGAGTTACTGAAAGAAATAATAGAATTTATTCGTTTGCGTAGACATGATAATTTATTTCTTCATGAGAATGGCTTGCTTTATACAAATGGACTTGATAAAGCTGTTACTTGGATGAACTCAACAACAGAAGGTCGTCCTGTTATAGCTCGCACTGGTTATATTGTTGAAGTTAATGCTTTATGGTATAATGCATTGTGCTTTGTTGCTGATATTTTTAGAGATGGAGATTATGCAACATTTGCAAAAGCTTTGGATAAACAAGCAGAAGCTACTGCACAATCATTTATTAATGTCTTTCGTAATGAATATGGTTATTTATTAGATTATGTAGACGGTAACATGATGGATTGGAGCGTTAGACCTAATATGATTTTTACCGTTGCCTTTGATTATTCCCCTTTGGATAGGTTGCAAAAAAAACAAGTCCTAGATATTGTAACAAAAGAACTATTGACTCCTAAGGGACTTCGTAGTTTAAGTCCTAAAAGTGGGGGATATAATCCAAATTATGTTGGTACCCAAAGAGAACGAGATCTTGCTTATCATCAAGGTACAGCTTGGCCTTGGCTAATGGGTTTTTATATGGAAGCTTATTTACGTATTTATAAAATGAGTGGTCTCTCATTTGTCGAAAGACAATTGATCGGATTTGAGGATGAGATGACAAACCATTGTGTTGGATCATTGCCGGAATTATTTGATGGTAATCCTCCTTTTAAAGGGAGAGGAGCTGTCTCTTTTGCAATGAATATTGCTGAGATATTGCGTATTTTGAAACTATTATCTAAATATAATTTATAG